The following coding sequences are from one Nicotiana tomentosiformis chromosome 3, ASM39032v3, whole genome shotgun sequence window:
- the LOC108949050 gene encoding uncharacterized protein, with translation MEGTRGREISPYEFEKAKKVRVNAEHRTSIRKNKNYNAVASNQNKLAQKDSLGPPGFDPILECDASFPNEEAMQSTQRSKTSQYEYEKAKNIRVNVEQRTSIGKNKNYNAVTSNQNKLAQKDSLRPPSFDPILECDASFHDEEAMQGTQRSEISILLS, from the exons ATGGAAGGCACTCGGGGAAGAGAAATAA GTCCATATGAATTTGAAAAGGCCAAAAAAGTAAGAGTAAATGCTGAACATAGAACTTCGATTCGcaaaaataaaaactataatGCAGTAGCTTCTAATCAGAATAAGCTAGCTCAGAAGGATAGTCTTGGGCCTCCTGGTTTTGATCCAATATTGGAATGTGATGCTTCCTTCCCTAATGAAGAAGCGATGCAAAGCACTCAGAGAAGCAAAACAA GTCAATATGAATATGAAAAGGCCAAAAATATAAGAGTAAATGTTGAACAGAGAACTTCTATTGGcaaaaataaaaactataatGCAGTAACTTCTAATCAGAATAAGCTAGCTCAGAAGGATAGTCTTAGGCCTCCTAGTTTTGATCCAATATTGGAATGTGATGCTTCCTTCCATGATGAAGAAGCGATGCAAGGCACTCAGAGAAGCGAAATAAGTATATTATTGTCTTAA